In Sulfurisphaera javensis, a single genomic region encodes these proteins:
- a CDS encoding DEAD/DEAH box helicase: protein MVYLRYFKGLILSDAFAPGMKWSDELKAYTSLAYKYREIRKYFLDKGVQLEENVIDALPFPLIKDKIQLRDYQEEAIKAWMKEKRGIIVLPTGAGKTQVALKIISLLRVSTLIIVPTIDLINQWRERIEKYLGISPGVIGGGEDSLKGITVITYDSAYIRAEELGNKFILLIFDEVHHLPSEGYSTMAQLFASPYRLGLTATPERDDGKHELYPILVGPVVYRKNFEELAGKYIAKFRIQKIYVSLTDEEKQKYKELRKKLKDYLDSRGLKLQSLDDFHKLVKLAAKDKEAREALLAWHESLNIAVNSVSKIEKLREILNEFKDEKIIIFTRDTQMAYEISRRFLIPVVTYKTNKDEREEILQKFRDNIYRVIVASTVFDEGVDVPDASLAVVLGGYGTKRQFLQRLGRILRKKEKEALMIEIVTKGTADYRLSKKRRE from the coding sequence ATGGTATATTTAAGATACTTCAAAGGATTAATATTATCTGATGCTTTTGCACCTGGAATGAAGTGGAGTGATGAATTAAAAGCTTACACTTCTTTAGCTTATAAATATAGAGAAATAAGGAAATATTTTTTAGATAAAGGAGTTCAATTAGAGGAGAACGTTATAGATGCTTTACCATTTCCTTTGATAAAAGATAAAATTCAACTTAGGGATTACCAAGAAGAAGCGATAAAAGCTTGGATGAAGGAAAAAAGAGGCATAATAGTTTTACCAACTGGTGCTGGAAAGACTCAAGTTGCTTTAAAGATAATTTCGTTATTGAGAGTTTCAACACTCATTATAGTACCTACGATTGACTTGATTAACCAATGGAGAGAAAGAATTGAAAAATACCTTGGTATTTCCCCCGGAGTAATAGGAGGGGGAGAGGATTCCTTGAAAGGAATTACTGTGATAACTTATGACTCAGCATATATTAGGGCTGAAGAATTAGGTAACAAATTTATTCTGTTAATCTTTGATGAGGTTCACCACTTACCTTCAGAAGGGTATTCAACTATGGCACAACTTTTTGCATCTCCTTATAGACTAGGATTAACCGCTACGCCAGAAAGAGATGATGGCAAACATGAACTTTACCCAATACTCGTAGGTCCAGTAGTTTATAGGAAAAACTTTGAGGAATTGGCTGGAAAGTATATAGCTAAATTTAGGATACAAAAAATTTACGTATCTTTAACAGATGAGGAGAAACAAAAATATAAAGAACTTAGGAAAAAATTAAAAGATTATCTTGATTCTAGAGGATTAAAGTTACAAAGCTTAGATGACTTCCATAAATTAGTTAAACTAGCTGCTAAAGATAAAGAGGCAAGAGAGGCATTATTAGCGTGGCACGAATCATTAAATATAGCAGTAAACTCCGTCTCTAAGATTGAAAAATTAAGAGAAATTTTAAACGAATTCAAGGATGAAAAGATCATAATATTTACGAGAGATACACAAATGGCTTATGAAATATCTAGAAGATTTTTAATACCAGTAGTTACCTACAAGACAAATAAGGATGAAAGAGAAGAAATCTTACAAAAGTTTAGAGATAATATATATAGAGTTATTGTAGCTTCTACGGTTTTCGACGAAGGAGTAGATGTTCCAGATGCATCATTAGCCGTAGTTTTGGGTGGATATGGAACTAAAAGACAATTTCTACAAAGATTAGGAAGAATATTAAGAAAAAAGGAGAAAGAAGCTTTAATGATAGAAATAGTAACTAAAGGTACAGCTGATTATCGATTAAGTAAGAAAAGAAGAGAATAA
- a CDS encoding ATP-binding cassette domain-containing protein has protein sequence MTLKYECLTVEGKLNCFTLEIKEDTGILGQRDSGKEEVINATFKLTKASGKILLDDVDIMSKGDKLYWEKLSVVFYDPMKLFNPIYDIASHFIEIGISHDMENEELILETAKEVFKVLNIREEILYSYPHQLRSLELKKVALALASFLEPEYLFIDDIEYNLNEIEIGLLVNSIIDLKETFDINLIVFDNDPAVISRLADYIAVLYRGEVVEEGYHVIEYPYHPYTIDLIEGNLKEENLVGEGCIYSKNCKYSTYKCRLTKPKMVNLGERYVKCLGYPW, from the coding sequence ATGACTCTAAAATACGAATGCCTTACCGTAGAAGGTAAATTAAATTGTTTCACACTAGAGATAAAGGAAGATACTGGAATATTAGGACAAAGAGATAGTGGTAAAGAAGAAGTAATCAACGCTACTTTTAAGTTAACAAAAGCTTCTGGCAAAATCCTGCTCGATGATGTAGATATAATGAGTAAGGGTGACAAATTGTATTGGGAAAAATTGTCAGTAGTATTTTATGATCCAATGAAATTATTTAATCCAATTTACGATATAGCTTCTCACTTTATTGAAATCGGAATCAGTCATGATATGGAAAATGAGGAATTAATACTTGAAACAGCAAAGGAAGTATTTAAAGTATTAAATATAAGGGAAGAAATCCTTTACAGTTATCCTCATCAACTAAGGTCATTGGAATTAAAGAAAGTTGCTTTGGCTTTAGCCTCATTCCTAGAGCCAGAATACTTATTTATAGACGATATTGAATATAACTTGAATGAGATAGAGATAGGACTCCTTGTTAATAGTATAATAGATTTGAAAGAAACTTTTGATATAAATCTAATTGTTTTTGATAATGATCCTGCAGTTATTTCAAGATTAGCAGATTATATTGCAGTGTTATATCGTGGAGAAGTTGTAGAAGAAGGTTATCATGTAATAGAATATCCTTATCATCCTTATACTATTGACTTAATTGAGGGAAATTTAAAGGAGGAGAACCTTGTAGGAGAAGGTTGCATTTATAGTAAAAATTGTAAATATTCTACTTATAAGTGCAGACTCACAAAACCAAAAATGGTTAATCTTGGAGAGAGGTATGTAAAATGTCTAGGTTACCCTTGGTAA
- a CDS encoding ABC transporter permease subunit, giving the protein MRSLQLLYISIVLLLLGLIIAYISIESERIDLISYNVSKIATPPSDWQNYYWSVLVYGPPNATIITFNNEPIHLHNVSTYYFNQTTNYVYIISGYVQPYAYLSPFSLFLILTGTFIGFKGTTLFFQSRILGEELTKGYAVGGSLYRYSLKRFSSFIISMSLIIAVIIVLEYLHGRGLFKTIEGILTFNLGISSYFGISVTSLVLTALSYTSLLLGISFALTVYLSAFLSIYGITNKTLRSIIDKWKYIGTALASWVLSIIIIYLFHFFFNIFPYGVPKSNLFSYLFMPLISLFFPYIGIFTNRLLINVKNLPPNYKGLKENILIYRHLLGNVTVVMLTSISSAFIEMLLAEMLVEGIFLWPGLGELAKIAVQHGDYKVIEGIMILYSTIALLSNLLTDIIYGILDPRVTR; this is encoded by the coding sequence GTGAGAAGTTTACAATTACTTTACATTTCTATAGTACTTCTTTTATTAGGTTTAATAATTGCATACATTTCGATTGAATCAGAAAGAATTGATCTTATATCTTATAATGTAAGCAAAATTGCAACTCCTCCTTCCGATTGGCAAAATTATTACTGGTCAGTTTTAGTTTATGGCCCACCAAACGCTACAATTATAACGTTTAACAACGAACCAATACATCTACATAATGTATCTACTTATTATTTCAATCAAACTACAAACTACGTATATATAATTTCTGGTTATGTGCAACCTTATGCTTACCTTTCTCCTTTTTCACTATTTTTGATTTTAACCGGAACATTCATTGGATTTAAAGGTACTACTCTTTTCTTTCAATCACGCATACTTGGAGAAGAGTTGACTAAAGGATATGCTGTAGGTGGATCTCTATATAGATACTCATTAAAAAGATTTTCAAGCTTCATTATTTCAATGAGTCTTATTATAGCTGTAATAATTGTTCTTGAGTATCTTCATGGCAGAGGTTTATTCAAAACTATTGAGGGAATATTAACATTTAATCTAGGTATTAGCTCTTATTTTGGTATTTCAGTTACTAGTTTAGTCTTAACAGCCCTTTCTTATACTTCTTTATTGCTAGGTATTTCATTTGCGTTAACAGTTTACCTAAGTGCTTTTCTATCAATATATGGAATTACTAATAAGACATTAAGATCTATAATAGATAAATGGAAATATATAGGGACAGCCTTAGCTTCATGGGTTTTATCAATTATTATAATTTATCTCTTTCATTTCTTCTTTAACATATTTCCATATGGTGTTCCAAAAAGTAACTTATTCTCTTATCTCTTTATGCCACTTATATCGTTATTCTTTCCTTATATAGGGATTTTTACAAATAGACTACTAATTAACGTTAAGAATTTACCTCCAAATTATAAGGGATTAAAGGAGAATATCCTTATCTATAGGCATTTATTGGGGAATGTTACCGTTGTAATGTTGACTTCTATTTCCTCAGCGTTTATTGAAATGCTTTTAGCTGAAATGCTCGTTGAAGGCATTTTCTTATGGCCTGGATTAGGTGAACTAGCTAAAATAGCTGTTCAACATGGTGATTATAAGGTAATAGAAGGAATTATGATACTTTATTCTACAATAGCTTTACTTTCAAATCTTCTCACAGATATAATATATGGCATCTTAGATCCTAGGGTGACAAGATGA
- a CDS encoding winged helix-turn-helix transcriptional regulator yields MDSVDKKIILSLFKDGRISQRKIAEEVGLSATSLNYRFNKLLEDKIIKSFSLYVNPNFYGKFVARASFKNSKDFDSKFVNVKVKCLEEENVYEIEGTSVNDLQDKISYMSKELGEYSMIYIPEQNPQKPSGVDIEIVKTLIKNPRMDIGEIAKEINIPSKTILRRLNALINKNFIRIIPIIDISKSDIIVFGVFSRIVNKMEYLNQCEFLRFTDGERGIVVCAVDSLKTAESYVNQIRKQDDNAKIMIATEYEIRNDNAKEELEKIEKQAILNNMEDS; encoded by the coding sequence ATGGACAGCGTAGACAAAAAGATTATTTTATCACTCTTCAAAGACGGTAGAATTTCTCAAAGAAAAATAGCAGAGGAAGTTGGTTTATCAGCTACTTCTCTCAACTATCGTTTTAATAAACTTCTTGAGGATAAGATTATTAAATCGTTTTCCCTTTACGTTAATCCTAACTTTTATGGTAAGTTCGTTGCAAGAGCAAGCTTTAAAAATTCGAAAGATTTTGACTCTAAGTTTGTGAATGTTAAAGTTAAATGCCTAGAAGAAGAAAACGTGTATGAAATAGAAGGAACTTCGGTAAATGATCTACAAGATAAGATATCTTATATGTCAAAGGAATTAGGAGAATATAGTATGATTTACATTCCGGAACAAAATCCTCAAAAACCCTCAGGAGTTGATATTGAAATTGTAAAGACGCTTATAAAAAATCCAAGAATGGATATTGGTGAAATCGCTAAAGAGATTAACATTCCTTCAAAAACAATTTTACGCAGATTAAATGCTTTAATTAATAAGAATTTCATTAGAATAATTCCTATTATTGATATAAGTAAAAGTGATATTATCGTATTTGGTGTTTTTTCACGAATAGTTAATAAAATGGAATATTTAAATCAATGTGAGTTTCTAAGGTTTACTGACGGTGAAAGAGGTATTGTAGTATGTGCAGTAGATAGTTTAAAGACTGCTGAAAGTTATGTGAATCAAATAAGAAAACAGGATGATAATGCAAAAATTATGATTGCTACGGAATATGAAATAAGAAATGATAATGCAAAAGAAGAATTAGAGAAAATAGAAAAACAAGCAATTTTAAATAACATGGAAGACAGCTAA
- a CDS encoding carboxypeptidase M32, whose product MPFENIKDLYEEYKKIWSLNYALSLMGWDRETYMPPADASIRGEVIGTFSELIKDQYLKLYNLVQKYEGKENLSDEEKGFIRVLNREIKYYVKVPIEIIKELDKVTSEALIVWRQAKKSSDFSKFKPYLERIVDLERKVAEYLGYEKHPYNALLDLYEEGFTVDDGDSIFNVLLPNLKDIYTKVREKNYFPETHPLEEVEYDVKDMEKINNEIIRILRMPEDSFRLDISAHPFTIRISGNDVRITTRYEGKDFKETIYSVIHESGHATYELLIDKNLEMTPLAQGASTGIHESQSRFWENIIGRSKEFIHVIYPILIKYLDFVKRYNEEEIYKYVNTIKPSLIRVDADEVTYNFHIALRYEIEKKLLSDEIKVGELPEIWNEFMDKYLGIRPKNDSEGVLQDIHWSQGSIGYFPTYTLGNVVAGMIYSSYKDLKENVRNADFDNVKTWLKEKLCKYGAIYSPKDLLRKAFGKSYDPYDLIKYLKEKYLNV is encoded by the coding sequence ATGCCATTCGAAAATATAAAGGATCTTTATGAAGAATATAAAAAGATCTGGAGCTTAAACTATGCTTTAAGTCTAATGGGTTGGGATAGAGAAACGTATATGCCTCCTGCTGATGCTAGTATAAGAGGTGAGGTTATTGGAACGTTTAGTGAATTAATCAAGGATCAATACTTAAAGCTTTACAATCTAGTTCAAAAATATGAAGGTAAGGAAAATCTTTCTGATGAGGAAAAAGGATTTATACGTGTATTAAATCGAGAAATAAAATATTATGTAAAAGTACCTATAGAAATCATAAAGGAACTAGATAAAGTTACTTCAGAAGCTTTGATCGTGTGGAGGCAGGCTAAAAAATCCTCTGATTTTTCTAAGTTTAAACCATATTTAGAGAGAATTGTTGATTTAGAGAGAAAGGTTGCAGAGTATTTAGGTTACGAGAAACATCCTTATAATGCACTTTTAGATTTATATGAAGAAGGTTTTACTGTTGATGATGGAGATTCTATCTTTAATGTATTATTACCAAACTTAAAGGATATATACACAAAGGTGAGAGAAAAGAATTATTTTCCAGAAACTCACCCACTTGAAGAAGTTGAATATGATGTTAAGGACATGGAAAAAATAAACAACGAGATTATTCGAATTTTAAGGATGCCAGAGGATTCCTTTAGATTAGATATTTCAGCACATCCATTCACTATTAGAATTTCTGGAAACGATGTTAGAATAACCACAAGATATGAGGGGAAAGACTTCAAGGAAACTATATACTCAGTTATTCATGAAAGCGGTCACGCTACATATGAGTTACTAATAGATAAAAATTTGGAAATGACACCATTAGCTCAGGGAGCATCCACTGGAATTCATGAATCTCAATCAAGATTTTGGGAAAATATAATAGGAAGAAGTAAGGAATTCATACATGTCATTTATCCTATACTTATAAAATATTTAGATTTCGTGAAAAGATATAATGAAGAGGAAATCTACAAATATGTTAATACTATTAAGCCAAGTCTAATAAGGGTTGACGCTGATGAAGTTACCTATAACTTTCATATTGCTTTAAGGTATGAAATAGAGAAGAAATTATTGTCTGATGAAATAAAAGTTGGAGAATTACCTGAAATATGGAATGAGTTTATGGATAAATATTTGGGAATAAGACCCAAAAATGACAGTGAAGGAGTTTTACAAGATATTCATTGGTCGCAAGGGTCTATTGGTTACTTCCCCACTTACACTTTAGGTAATGTCGTTGCTGGGATGATATACTCAAGTTATAAAGACTTAAAGGAGAATGTTAGAAATGCTGACTTCGATAACGTGAAAACATGGCTTAAGGAGAAACTATGTAAATATGGTGCTATATATTCTCCAAAGGATTTGCTTAGGAAAGCATTTGGGAAGAGTTATGATCCATATGATCTTATAAAATACTTAAAAGAAAAATACTTAAATGTTTAA
- a CDS encoding DUF1955 domain-containing protein produces MTIVKSEVIRKLMDAKKFLLDGYIDEGVKIVLQIVNSSPKSDYNWFICNIIESIDCKYMFQILDKIGSYFDLDKCQNLKSVVQCGIENNTLNDHVSKALDLLVSQGKRDKLEEISKEILNKDQVSPALLIALANALRKVGDERDATNLLLEACKKGDKEACNSVNAITVRSVM; encoded by the coding sequence ATGACTATAGTTAAATCCGAAGTAATTCGTAAGCTAATGGATGCTAAGAAATTTCTTTTAGATGGTTATATAGATGAAGGAGTTAAAATCGTCCTTCAAATCGTAAACTCATCACCAAAGAGTGACTACAACTGGTTCATATGCAACATCATAGAGAGTATTGATTGTAAGTATATGTTTCAAATATTAGATAAAATTGGAAGTTATTTTGACCTTGACAAGTGCCAAAACTTAAAGAGCGTTGTTCAGTGTGGCATTGAAAACAACACTTTGAATGATCACGTAAGTAAGGCTTTAGACCTACTAGTATCTCAAGGAAAGAGAGATAAATTAGAAGAAATAAGTAAAGAGATATTAAATAAAGATCAAGTAAGCCCAGCGTTATTAATAGCTTTAGCAAATGCTTTAAGGAAAGTGGGTGATGAAAGAGATGCCACAAATCTATTGTTAGAAGCTTGCAAGAAAGGAGATAAGGAAGCTTGTAATTCAGTTAATGCAATAACTGTTAGAAGCGTTATGTGA
- a CDS encoding MFS transporter — protein MTESRNNLILASIILVLMTVSARSVNNMVTTTVPLLGKYVLSLPDSIVGLLSTVMFAFTFISTSFLNPRLNAQFRRKIFIASNMIIAISLILFAYSTVLTIWIISAVAGLIFGFIMPNLITAASLAKDKRSAERLLSLYSTSLSLSLIIGPALESYLLTMFNYRQIFLWFLPLAILGTIVSFNIKFPEVKREESGVTAIKNKGLIASILSITTYNVPFAAFTTFLAILAKERFDLSNFVAYSVFLPFYILSFLTRLSMTIRPFTNLRMPLLISILITIVGLLGILYAPSYELFLVVIALLGIPHGSIFPMSTIMISRATRIEERNAVNSYFLAYNNILFLLVPAIVGFAAIFIGLTLAITLLVIPVMISTVLFFKMFWNDKIILS, from the coding sequence ATGACTGAGAGTAGGAATAATTTAATTCTAGCTTCAATTATACTCGTCTTAATGACAGTATCAGCAAGATCTGTAAACAATATGGTAACAACTACAGTGCCTTTACTCGGAAAATATGTGCTCTCTTTACCGGATTCGATAGTAGGATTATTGTCTACTGTAATGTTTGCATTTACTTTTATTTCGACATCTTTTCTAAATCCTAGATTAAATGCTCAATTTAGAAGAAAGATCTTCATAGCTTCAAATATGATCATTGCTATCTCATTAATATTGTTCGCCTATTCAACCGTACTTACTATTTGGATAATCTCAGCTGTTGCTGGGTTAATCTTTGGTTTTATAATGCCTAATTTAATTACTGCAGCAAGTTTAGCTAAGGATAAAAGATCAGCTGAAAGATTATTATCCTTATATTCAACGAGCTTAAGTTTAAGTTTAATTATTGGTCCTGCATTAGAATCCTATTTACTTACTATGTTCAATTATAGGCAAATATTTCTATGGTTCTTACCATTAGCAATTCTAGGGACTATAGTATCTTTTAATATCAAATTCCCAGAAGTCAAAAGGGAAGAATCTGGTGTTACAGCAATAAAAAATAAAGGACTAATTGCTTCTATTCTATCAATAACTACTTATAATGTTCCCTTTGCTGCCTTTACAACCTTCTTAGCAATTCTAGCTAAAGAGAGATTCGATTTATCTAACTTTGTTGCTTACTCTGTCTTTTTACCATTTTACATTTTGTCTTTCTTAACAAGACTTTCAATGACAATCAGACCATTTACTAACTTGAGAATGCCTTTGCTTATCTCAATACTTATAACAATTGTAGGATTATTAGGAATACTTTATGCTCCATCATATGAATTGTTTTTAGTTGTTATCGCTTTGTTAGGAATACCCCATGGTTCAATATTTCCTATGTCAACTATAATGATAAGTAGGGCTACCAGAATAGAAGAGAGAAACGCCGTCAACTCTTACTTTTTGGCATACAACAATATCTTATTCCTTCTTGTTCCAGCAATTGTAGGTTTTGCAGCGATTTTTATTGGATTAACGTTAGCTATAACTCTTTTAGTAATACCAGTAATGATCTCTACAGTATTGTTCTTTAAAATGTTCTGGAATGATAAAATAATTTTAAGTTAA
- a CDS encoding DMT family transporter, which produces MIKRGFYDLVIASALWGTIGIATQIGYEHGANVFQIILFRSLSSSFLIFTIFNNFKRILNRISFIMGIVTIIFYETYVYSVNVLGASLSAVFLYTAPLWVLLASKFFLKDKITIRKILSSLLVIIGVYFIYFSKISIVDIGWGLASGFTYGLLIIYSRFMQNKDFSDKEILASQAIWSLPFSFFFYLLSPNLTFSSIYTGIYLGIVATFLAYIFFYRGMRRTDSITASVVSSLEPVFTIIFAMIILHQFLTTLQLFGSIIIIFSSILISF; this is translated from the coding sequence ATGATTAAAAGGGGATTTTATGACCTTGTCATTGCTTCTGCACTGTGGGGAACAATAGGAATAGCAACGCAAATAGGATATGAACATGGTGCCAATGTATTTCAGATAATTCTCTTTAGAAGCTTGTCTTCTTCTTTTCTCATTTTTACAATCTTTAATAACTTTAAAAGAATTCTTAATAGAATTTCATTTATTATGGGAATAGTTACTATAATTTTTTATGAAACATATGTTTATAGTGTTAATGTTTTAGGTGCTTCTCTTTCGGCTGTTTTTTTATATACAGCACCACTTTGGGTTTTACTTGCCTCTAAATTTTTCCTAAAAGATAAAATCACTATCAGAAAAATTCTCTCTTCCTTACTAGTTATAATAGGAGTTTATTTTATTTATTTTTCTAAAATATCTATAGTTGATATTGGATGGGGTTTAGCCTCTGGCTTTACTTACGGATTATTAATAATTTATTCAAGATTTATGCAAAATAAAGATTTTAGTGATAAAGAGATATTAGCCTCACAAGCTATATGGAGCTTACCATTTTCATTTTTCTTTTATTTACTCTCACCCAATCTAACATTTTCGTCAATCTATACTGGAATCTACTTAGGAATAGTAGCTACATTCTTAGCTTATATTTTCTTTTATAGAGGAATGAGGAGAACTGACTCTATAACAGCTTCAGTAGTTTCTTCACTGGAGCCAGTTTTTACGATCATTTTCGCAATGATTATTCTTCATCAATTTTTAACAACGTTACAACTTTTTGGTTCAATAATTATAATATTTAGTTCTATATTAATATCTTTTTAA
- a CDS encoding peptide ABC transporter permease: MIRLYIILSLFFFLIFTSIFLEFYQLPKGKPLTPPNLAYPLGTYIDGRNMINVNAVAIINTLLFGSIVGLIETLISVTYGITAGILGGKIRTLMVRISDSINSIPRLPFLLSIALFYGIPTGVSLKANFFITAIIVALTGWPLYARQIAETIYTRSIGSSLRVMIRKVPLKLGFIVLGKKQVFQLVIPSAIDGISTYTAMGVIGGVGDPNYPTLTTLLNTASHLIPDWWLFLIPAIFRGILLILLQLLADEMRRI; this comes from the coding sequence ATGATAAGACTTTATATTATTTTAAGTTTATTTTTCTTTCTAATTTTTACGAGTATTTTCTTGGAATTTTATCAATTACCAAAAGGAAAACCTTTAACTCCTCCAAACTTAGCTTATCCTCTAGGAACTTACATTGATGGGAGAAATATGATAAACGTTAATGCGGTAGCAATAATTAATACTCTACTGTTCGGAAGCATAGTAGGGTTAATAGAAACTTTAATTTCAGTTACCTATGGTATAACTGCAGGAATATTAGGAGGGAAAATTAGAACATTAATGGTTAGAATTTCCGATTCAATAAACTCAATTCCAAGATTACCATTTCTCCTTTCTATTGCTTTATTTTATGGTATTCCAACTGGAGTTTCGTTAAAAGCCAATTTCTTTATAACTGCAATAATTGTTGCTTTAACTGGTTGGCCACTTTATGCTAGGCAAATAGCTGAAACGATTTACACAAGGTCTATAGGTTCCTCTTTAAGAGTAATGATTAGAAAAGTTCCTTTAAAATTGGGCTTTATTGTTTTAGGTAAGAAGCAAGTTTTTCAGTTAGTTATTCCTTCAGCTATTGACGGAATATCAACTTATACAGCTATGGGAGTTATTGGAGGTGTTGGAGATCCAAATTATCCTACTTTAACTACTTTATTAAATACAGCATCACATCTAATTCCAGATTGGTGGTTGTTTTTAATTCCTGCAATATTTAGAGGAATTTTGCTTATTCTTCTTCAATTATTAGCAGATGAAATGAGGAGAATTTAA
- a CDS encoding DUF790 family protein, whose product MLPWELARFTIIKNEVIPSFATKEDLDLANEIISLFKTGKKLGEIEEETDYLEKIYDHKLVRGFVKLLTRLCEFEADSHIPPIEIRRELFKYGPIIDEKEREEIVQKVSKELGVDVMRYVFSDLDEEKKIIKAPIITPEDLIKWYNLSLLQTLLFKAYKMTVYVSSNWKEIIRRAKWLGLMYFAYDKPLRFEFLGPATLVKLTEKYGRNLAVLLPFIVSSQNWKIEAELVLGKKVKRIYKLSLSNFKEMKELIIDEKRFDSNVEEKFYKDFVNVAKGWKIVREPEPLIVDNKVFIPDFLVEKGNLRVYIEIVGFWTKEYIKEKLEKLKKVKDPILVLLNEELGKEKFSGMNVITYKRKVDISQVYKWLKQLEEKYLENVKVDYTISGEIISLNDIAKELSLPVEIIRRNLKTFPGYIFLKNYYVKNEILEKLKKEDFNNKSLNELRFKYGDYIVEVLEYLGYKLKWIGISDAIVIKDEKIN is encoded by the coding sequence GTGTTACCTTGGGAATTAGCCAGATTTACGATAATTAAGAATGAGGTAATACCAAGCTTTGCTACTAAAGAAGATTTAGACTTAGCAAATGAAATAATCTCCCTTTTTAAGACTGGAAAGAAATTAGGAGAAATTGAGGAGGAAACAGATTATTTAGAGAAAATTTATGATCACAAGTTAGTTCGTGGATTTGTGAAATTGTTAACTAGATTATGTGAATTTGAGGCAGACTCTCATATTCCACCAATAGAAATAAGAAGAGAGTTATTCAAATATGGGCCAATTATAGATGAAAAAGAAAGGGAGGAAATAGTTCAGAAGGTAAGTAAGGAGTTAGGAGTTGACGTAATGAGGTATGTCTTTTCAGATCTAGATGAGGAAAAGAAAATTATTAAAGCTCCAATTATCACTCCAGAGGATTTAATTAAATGGTATAACCTTTCTCTTTTACAGACTTTACTTTTTAAAGCTTACAAAATGACAGTTTATGTATCTTCGAACTGGAAAGAAATTATAAGGAGGGCTAAATGGTTAGGCTTAATGTATTTTGCTTATGATAAACCTTTAAGATTTGAGTTCTTAGGTCCAGCTACGCTTGTTAAACTTACTGAAAAATATGGAAGGAATTTAGCTGTCCTTTTACCTTTTATTGTTTCCTCACAAAATTGGAAGATTGAGGCAGAGTTAGTTCTAGGAAAGAAAGTTAAGAGGATTTACAAGTTAAGTCTTTCTAACTTTAAAGAAATGAAAGAGTTAATAATAGACGAGAAAAGATTTGATAGTAATGTTGAGGAGAAATTTTACAAGGACTTTGTTAATGTGGCAAAGGGTTGGAAGATAGTTAGGGAACCTGAACCTTTGATAGTAGATAATAAAGTGTTTATACCAGATTTTTTAGTAGAAAAAGGAAATTTGAGAGTATATATAGAAATTGTAGGCTTTTGGACTAAAGAGTATATAAAAGAAAAATTAGAAAAATTGAAAAAGGTTAAGGATCCAATTCTCGTTTTACTCAACGAAGAACTAGGTAAAGAGAAATTTAGTGGAATGAATGTGATAACTTACAAGAGGAAAGTTGACATATCGCAAGTTTACAAGTGGCTAAAACAATTAGAGGAAAAGTATCTGGAAAACGTTAAAGTTGATTATACAATTTCTGGTGAAATAATAAGTCTAAATGACATTGCAAAAGAGCTTTCTCTTCCAGTTGAAATAATACGAAGAAATTTGAAAACATTTCCAGGCTATATTTTCCTTAAGAATTATTACGTAAAAAATGAGATCTTGGAAAAACTGAAAAAAGAAGATTTTAACAATAAGAGCCTAAACGAGTTAAGGTTTAAATATGGGGATTACATTGTGGAGGTGTTAGAGTACTTAGGTTATAAGTTAAAATGGATTGGAATATCAGACGCAATAGTTATAAAGGACGAAAAAATAAATTAA